One Desulfatiglans sp. DNA window includes the following coding sequences:
- a CDS encoding PAS domain S-box protein codes for MGNKKDKPAVVGGNDDLAQPNALAGVKDLLKECKKELFDSRERLNRVMAIKNEGIWDWNLKSNLTSFDDIYYSMAGYEPQGFPQDFNSWKERVHPDDQPLAESAINGYLSGQSEMFDVEFRFRRKDDSWMWIQGLGKIVEWDEKGNPVRMMGTHTDITRRRIAEDALRDSEKKHRQLFETMSSGVIYQDIEGHITSANPAAEKILGLNFENMRGRTSKDPRWRMISEEGACVPDLEHPAMIALATGKRVGPVIRGVYIPEKGQYIWIYITAIPVYQPEETKPSQVYAIFDDITQRKRDQDALKDGRKRMAGILQGTNAGTWEWNVQTGEIIYNERWAEIIGYTLEEISPVSTKTFEMFCNPDDLKAANIKLKRHFNREIDYYESESRMMHKDGHWVWVVDRGKVVTWSNDGEPLMMMGTHQDITEKKLAEEHIALLAQMVDIAPGAITVHDFNGNTFYANQRAFEMHGYTKEELMVLNLKDIETPESAELIKPRMKVVIDKGETSFEVMHRRKDGTTFPGHVHIKKIEWEGKPAILSITLDLTEKKEAEERHDKLQAQFNQAQKMESVGRLAGGVAHDFNNMLNVIMGHAELTLIQIKPEDPLHESIEEIMKAAKRSADLTRQLLAFARKQTISPRVIDLNSTIEGTLKMLRRIIGEDIELIWKPENNLWPVMIDPSQMDQILANLCVNARDAINSGGKIIIETDKVFFDEDYCIIHDGLPPGKYVLFSVSDNGCGMNQETMSHLFEPFFTTKKTGAGTGLGLATVYGAVKQNNGYINVYSEPSVGTTVRIYLPGIADKDMSEARENISEPVTGGNEVILLVEDEPAILRLTRRMLEGMGYTVISAGSPGEAISVARGYPGNIDLLITDVVMPEMNGRELAKNILSLYPDIKRLYMSGYTADVIAYHGVLDEGVHFIQKPFMIKDFAAKIREILLKKQ; via the coding sequence ATGGGTAATAAAAAAGACAAACCCGCGGTTGTTGGGGGCAATGATGACCTGGCTCAGCCTAATGCTCTTGCAGGGGTGAAAGACCTTCTTAAAGAGTGCAAAAAGGAGCTTTTTGATAGCAGGGAAAGGCTCAACAGGGTCATGGCCATAAAAAACGAGGGGATCTGGGACTGGAATCTTAAAAGCAATCTGACCTCCTTTGATGACATCTATTATAGTATGGCAGGATATGAACCACAGGGATTTCCGCAGGACTTTAATTCCTGGAAAGAGCGTGTTCACCCTGATGATCAGCCTTTAGCTGAGAGCGCCATAAATGGCTACCTGTCAGGGCAATCAGAGATGTTTGATGTTGAATTCCGTTTCAGGCGTAAAGATGACTCCTGGATGTGGATACAGGGGCTGGGTAAGATTGTTGAATGGGATGAAAAGGGAAATCCTGTTCGCATGATGGGCACACATACAGATATTACAAGACGCAGGATTGCAGAGGATGCACTCAGGGATAGTGAAAAAAAACATCGCCAACTCTTTGAAACAATGTCATCAGGCGTAATTTATCAGGATATTGAAGGCCATATAACATCAGCCAACCCTGCTGCAGAAAAAATTCTCGGGCTAAACTTTGAAAATATGAGAGGGAGAACATCAAAAGACCCAAGGTGGAGAATGATTTCTGAAGAGGGCGCCTGTGTGCCAGATCTGGAGCACCCAGCTATGATAGCGCTTGCAACAGGAAAGAGGGTAGGGCCTGTGATAAGGGGGGTGTATATCCCTGAAAAGGGTCAGTATATATGGATTTATATAACCGCTATTCCAGTATATCAGCCTGAAGAAACAAAACCATCTCAGGTTTATGCCATATTTGATGACATAACTCAAAGAAAACGCGATCAAGATGCCCTGAAGGATGGCCGGAAGCGGATGGCCGGTATTCTTCAGGGTACCAATGCCGGCACCTGGGAATGGAATGTGCAGACAGGTGAGATCATCTACAACGAACGATGGGCAGAGATAATAGGTTATACACTTGAAGAAATATCCCCAGTTTCCACCAAGACATTTGAGATGTTCTGTAACCCTGATGACCTGAAGGCAGCAAACATCAAGCTTAAAAGACATTTTAACAGAGAGATAGATTATTATGAGTCTGAATCAAGAATGATGCATAAAGATGGCCACTGGGTCTGGGTTGTTGACAGGGGAAAGGTTGTAACATGGTCGAATGATGGTGAACCCCTGATGATGATGGGTACTCATCAGGATATTACTGAAAAAAAACTGGCAGAGGAACATATCGCTCTTCTCGCACAGATGGTTGATATAGCCCCTGGTGCAATAACTGTACATGATTTTAATGGGAACACCTTTTATGCAAATCAGCGCGCATTTGAGATGCACGGTTATACAAAAGAAGAATTGATGGTACTCAATCTAAAAGATATCGAAACCCCGGAAAGTGCCGAATTGATTAAACCCCGAATGAAAGTGGTCATTGATAAAGGGGAGACAAGTTTTGAGGTGATGCATCGTCGCAAGGATGGAACCACATTTCCCGGGCACGTACACATAAAAAAGATAGAATGGGAAGGTAAACCGGCCATCCTGAGCATCACCCTTGACCTGACAGAAAAAAAAGAGGCTGAAGAAAGGCATGATAAACTACAGGCACAGTTCAATCAGGCCCAGAAAATGGAATCTGTTGGCAGGCTTGCAGGCGGAGTTGCACATGACTTTAACAATATGCTTAATGTTATTATGGGGCATGCAGAGCTGACCTTGATTCAAATAAAACCTGAAGACCCCTTACATGAAAGTATTGAAGAGATAATGAAAGCGGCAAAACGCTCAGCAGACCTTACCCGGCAATTGCTGGCCTTTGCCCGCAAGCAGACTATTTCGCCAAGGGTGATTGATCTGAACAGCACAATAGAGGGTACACTCAAGATGTTGAGGAGAATTATCGGGGAGGATATTGAGCTGATATGGAAGCCTGAAAATAACCTGTGGCCAGTAATGATAGACCCTTCACAGATGGATCAGATTCTGGCTAATCTCTGCGTGAATGCCCGTGATGCGATAAATTCAGGAGGAAAAATAATTATTGAGACTGACAAAGTTTTTTTTGATGAGGACTACTGTATCATTCATGATGGGTTACCCCCAGGTAAATATGTGCTTTTTTCAGTAAGTGACAATGGGTGCGGCATGAATCAAGAAACAATGTCTCACCTGTTTGAACCATTTTTTACAACAAAAAAAACAGGCGCTGGTACAGGACTTGGGCTTGCCACTGTTTACGGGGCAGTAAAACAGAATAATGGTTACATAAACGTATACAGTGAACCTAGTGTTGGCACAACAGTAAGGATCTATTTGCCCGGTATTGCGGATAAAGATATGAGTGAGGCAAGGGAGAATATATCTGAGCCGGTTACAGGCGGTAATGAGGTGATCCTGCTGGTAGAAGATGAGCCTGCCATATTAAGGCTCACTAGGCGGATGCTTGAGGGAATGGGTTATACTGTTATTTCGGCAGGAAGCCCGGGCGAGGCAATATCAGTTGCACGAGGATATCCTGGAAATATTGATTTGCTCATAACTGATGTTGTAATGCCAGAGATGAACGGGCGTGAGCTAGCAAAGAATATTCTCTCATTGTATCCTGACATAAAAAGATTATACATGTCCGGTTATACAGCCGATGTAATTGCATACCACGGTGTGTTGGATGAGGGTGTACATTTCATACAGAAGCCTTTTATGATAAAGGATTTTGCAGCAAAAATAAGGGAGATACTTCTAAAAAAGCAGTAG
- the guaB gene encoding IMP dehydrogenase translates to MNKTNKIRFGYTFDDLILIPDESSVLPDQVDVRTRLSKNITLNIPLVSAAMDTVTESDTAITMARQGGMGFIHKNMSIERQAIEVEKVKKSESGMIVNPITIEPDRKIYEVLEIMNQYKISGVPVVKHGNLVGIITNRDLRFAVDMNANVSDVMTKDNLATAKVGITLEESKAILHERRIEKLLVVDDSGKLQGLITIKDIEKIKKYPNSCKDKLGRLRVGAAVGVGPDMPDRVQKLIEADVDAIVVDTAHGHSMNVLKTIEKIKQRWSSLELIAGNVATPEGTKALIDHGVDAVKIGVGPGSICTTRIVAGVGVPQMTAIMECTEEAAKYDIPIIADGGVKYSGDITKAIAGGADTIMIGSLFGGTEESPGETILFQGRTYKVYRGMGSIEAMKEGSKDRYFQADVKTENKLVPEGVVGRVPYRGPLSAVIYQLIGGVRSGMGYLGCKDIKTLQEKARFMQVTTAGLREAHVHDVDIIKEAPNYRVEL, encoded by the coding sequence GATTCGGATATACCTTTGACGATCTTATCCTTATCCCGGATGAATCCAGCGTACTGCCTGATCAGGTTGATGTGAGGACCAGGCTATCTAAAAATATAACACTCAATATACCACTGGTAAGCGCTGCCATGGACACGGTAACAGAATCGGATACCGCCATTACCATGGCAAGGCAGGGGGGCATGGGTTTTATACATAAAAATATGAGCATTGAGCGCCAGGCCATTGAGGTGGAAAAGGTTAAAAAATCAGAGAGCGGGATGATTGTTAACCCTATTACAATAGAACCTGACAGGAAGATATATGAAGTCCTTGAGATAATGAACCAGTATAAGATATCAGGCGTCCCTGTTGTAAAGCATGGCAATCTGGTAGGTATCATTACAAACAGGGACTTAAGGTTTGCAGTGGACATGAATGCAAATGTATCTGACGTGATGACCAAGGATAATCTTGCTACAGCAAAGGTGGGGATTACCCTTGAGGAATCAAAGGCCATTTTACACGAAAGACGCATAGAAAAACTTCTTGTTGTTGATGATTCAGGCAAACTTCAGGGGCTTATAACCATTAAGGATATAGAGAAGATCAAGAAATACCCCAATTCATGCAAGGATAAACTGGGAAGGCTTCGGGTAGGGGCTGCTGTGGGCGTAGGGCCTGATATGCCTGACAGGGTGCAGAAACTCATTGAGGCGGATGTTGATGCCATTGTTGTTGATACTGCCCACGGCCATTCAATGAATGTTCTTAAGACTATAGAGAAGATAAAACAGAGATGGAGCAGCCTTGAACTGATAGCCGGAAATGTGGCAACACCTGAGGGCACAAAGGCGCTCATAGATCACGGGGTTGATGCGGTTAAGATTGGTGTGGGGCCTGGCTCCATATGTACAACAAGAATAGTCGCTGGCGTTGGCGTACCCCAGATGACAGCCATTATGGAATGTACCGAAGAGGCTGCAAAATATGATATACCGATTATCGCTGATGGCGGTGTTAAATATTCCGGCGATATTACAAAGGCCATTGCAGGCGGGGCCGATACTATCATGATAGGGAGCCTCTTTGGAGGCACTGAAGAGAGCCCCGGTGAAACAATATTGTTTCAGGGCAGAACCTACAAGGTTTACAGGGGCATGGGCTCAATCGAGGCCATGAAGGAGGGAAGCAAAGACCGCTATTTCCAGGCTGATGTAAAGACAGAGAACAAACTTGTGCCTGAAGGCGTAGTGGGCAGGGTGCCATACAGGGGGCCACTCTCTGCCGTGATCTACCAGCTTATAGGGGGGGTAAGGTCAGGCATGGGATACCTCGGGTGTAAAGATATAAAGACCCTCCAGGAAAAGGCCAGATTCATGCAGGTCACAACTGCCGGGTTGAGAGAGGCGCATGTGCATGATGTTGATATTATTAAAGAGGCCCCGAACTACAGGGTAGAGTTATGA
- the guaA gene encoding glutamine-hydrolyzing GMP synthase, protein MSNGIYENKVLILDFGSQYTQLIARRVREAQVYCEIHPFNLSIEKIKEFAPKGIIMSGGPADVFAQDAPLSDKKIIVLGIPILGICYGMQFMTQVLGGVVGRAETREYGNAMIKILDDSDLFHSFEKERDEKVWMSHGNRIDVVPEGFRAIASSQSSPVAAMADSKRRLFGVQFHPEVAHTPNGLKILNNFLFRICGCKPSWTMESFVKQTVKILQDKIGNERVVCGLSGGVDSTVTAVLLNRAIGDRLICIFVDNGLLRKNESSEVMDLFKDRYNMNINLVDASELFLTKLDGVTDPEKKRKIIGHEFISVFEKKARELGNIKYLAQGTLYPDVIESVSFKGPSATIKSHHNVGGLPDKMNMSLVEPLRELFKDEVRLLGRELGLPGELVLRQPFPGPGLAVRVLGEITKERLDILREADAIVIEEIRSAGLYEKVWQSFAVLLPVKTVGVMGDERTYENVIAVRVVDSLDAMTADWTRMPYDVLEKISNRIINSVRGVNRVVYDISSKPPSTIEWE, encoded by the coding sequence ATGAGCAACGGGATCTATGAAAATAAGGTACTGATACTTGACTTTGGTTCACAGTATACTCAGTTAATAGCGAGAAGGGTAAGGGAGGCGCAGGTCTACTGCGAGATCCACCCCTTTAACCTTTCCATAGAAAAGATAAAGGAGTTTGCTCCAAAGGGGATAATCATGTCTGGCGGGCCGGCAGATGTCTTTGCACAGGATGCCCCCCTTTCCGATAAAAAGATAATAGTGCTTGGTATCCCCATTCTTGGTATCTGTTATGGCATGCAGTTTATGACTCAGGTGCTTGGCGGTGTGGTCGGCAGGGCAGAGACAAGGGAATACGGCAATGCCATGATAAAGATCCTGGATGATTCAGACCTGTTTCACTCCTTTGAAAAAGAGAGGGATGAAAAGGTCTGGATGAGTCATGGGAACCGTATTGATGTGGTGCCAGAGGGTTTCAGGGCGATTGCCAGCAGCCAGAGCAGCCCGGTAGCGGCAATGGCAGACTCAAAAAGGAGGCTCTTTGGGGTACAGTTTCACCCTGAGGTTGCCCATACCCCAAACGGGCTCAAAATCCTGAATAATTTTCTCTTCAGGATATGCGGGTGCAAACCATCATGGACAATGGAGTCCTTTGTTAAGCAGACAGTGAAGATACTTCAGGATAAGATTGGTAATGAACGTGTTGTATGCGGCCTGTCCGGTGGGGTTGATTCTACTGTTACTGCTGTTCTTTTAAACAGGGCAATAGGCGACAGGCTGATATGCATATTTGTGGATAATGGGCTTTTAAGGAAGAATGAAAGCAGCGAGGTTATGGACCTCTTTAAGGACAGGTATAATATGAACATCAACCTTGTTGATGCCTCTGAGCTGTTTCTAACCAAACTTGATGGTGTTACAGACCCTGAAAAAAAGAGAAAGATCATAGGCCATGAATTTATTTCTGTATTTGAAAAAAAGGCAAGGGAGCTTGGCAACATAAAGTACCTGGCGCAGGGTACACTGTACCCGGATGTAATAGAGAGCGTTTCATTCAAGGGGCCATCCGCCACAATCAAGAGCCATCACAATGTAGGGGGACTCCCTGATAAGATGAACATGTCACTTGTTGAACCTTTAAGAGAGCTTTTCAAGGATGAGGTGCGCCTTTTAGGCAGGGAGCTTGGTCTACCCGGTGAGCTTGTTCTAAGGCAGCCTTTTCCAGGGCCAGGTCTTGCTGTAAGGGTATTGGGCGAAATCACAAAGGAGAGGCTTGATATCCTGCGCGAAGCAGATGCCATAGTAATAGAAGAGATCAGGTCAGCGGGCCTGTATGAAAAGGTGTGGCAGTCATTTGCAGTGCTCCTGCCTGTAAAGACTGTTGGTGTTATGGGTGATGAGAGGACATATGAAAATGTTATTGCGGTCAGGGTGGTGGACAGCCTTGACGCCATGACGGCCGACTGGACGCGTATGCCCTATGATGTTCTTGAAAAGATTTCCAACCGGATAATAAACAGTGTGCGTGGAGTAAACAGGGTTGTATATGATATCTCCTCAAAACCCCCAAGCACGATAGAGTGGGAGTAG